A window from Actinomycetospora corticicola encodes these proteins:
- a CDS encoding methyltransferase domain-containing protein, translated as MAEAGSGTYAAILSDLLERGAITPTDTILVQFAGEFDEKITAELGLVNCTFSNLAPDSPSSRLADGRHADAHRMPYADGSFDHVIGHAGLHHCSRPHQALHEMYRIARRTVVAVENQDSPLMRAACSLGLAGVYEHAAVADGGGTTGGVDGTGVPNFVYRWTRHEVRKTVATFDPGRAVPIEFHARWLIGSDRALTTSVRAAIGGRERVIGMINRGLNTVARRQGNIFGFTIRKDLASPQPWIALEAAS; from the coding sequence GTGGCTGAAGCGGGCAGCGGCACCTACGCCGCGATCCTGTCCGACCTGCTCGAGCGTGGTGCGATCACGCCGACCGACACGATCCTCGTCCAGTTCGCCGGGGAGTTCGACGAGAAGATCACCGCAGAGCTCGGGCTCGTGAACTGCACGTTCTCCAACCTGGCGCCCGACTCGCCGTCGTCCCGCCTGGCCGACGGGCGGCACGCGGACGCGCACCGCATGCCGTACGCCGACGGGTCGTTCGACCACGTCATCGGGCACGCCGGGCTGCACCACTGCTCGCGGCCGCACCAGGCGCTCCACGAGATGTACCGGATCGCGCGGCGGACCGTGGTCGCGGTGGAGAACCAGGACTCGCCGCTCATGCGCGCGGCCTGCTCGCTCGGGCTCGCCGGGGTCTACGAGCACGCGGCCGTCGCCGACGGCGGCGGGACGACCGGGGGCGTGGACGGCACCGGGGTCCCGAACTTCGTCTACCGCTGGACCCGCCACGAGGTGCGCAAGACCGTCGCCACCTTCGACCCGGGCCGCGCCGTGCCGATCGAGTTCCACGCCCGCTGGCTCATCGGCTCCGACCGGGCGCTGACCACCTCGGTCCGGGCCGCGATCGGGGGCCGGGAACGGGTCATCGGCATGATCAACCGCGGTCTCAACACCGTGGCGCGCCGGCAGGGCAACATCTTCGGCTTCACGATCCGCAAGGACCTGGCCAGTCCCCAGCCCTGGATCGCCCTGGAGGCCGCGTCATGA
- a CDS encoding acyltransferase has translation MIRSRRFRSLSALIAMFLPGPLRRWVHTKLLGYRLHPTARIGHALIDVDSLEMGEGAVIGHLVLLRGCTEVRLGDWAIIQMLVWINSVRAEKGYFRDVERRPALIMGHKALITMLHFIDACDLVELEDFASLAGFGSLVQTHAVDLKTLKQDCAPVRISESSLVASRSTLLPGAIVPSCSIVAAGSVVNGKLVGHQLFGGVPAKGLRETDLSWGYFNRPREGKPGAW, from the coding sequence ATGATCCGCTCCCGCCGGTTCCGCTCCTTGTCCGCGCTGATCGCGATGTTCCTGCCCGGGCCGCTGCGCCGGTGGGTGCACACGAAGCTCCTCGGCTACCGCCTGCACCCGACGGCGCGGATCGGCCACGCGCTGATCGACGTCGACTCCCTCGAGATGGGGGAGGGCGCCGTGATCGGCCACCTCGTGCTGCTCCGCGGCTGCACGGAGGTGCGGCTCGGCGACTGGGCGATCATCCAGATGCTGGTGTGGATCAACTCGGTGCGCGCCGAGAAGGGCTACTTCCGCGACGTCGAGCGGCGGCCCGCGCTGATCATGGGCCACAAGGCGCTCATCACGATGCTGCACTTCATCGACGCCTGCGACCTCGTCGAGCTCGAGGACTTCGCCTCCCTCGCCGGGTTCGGGTCGCTCGTGCAGACCCACGCCGTCGACCTGAAGACGCTCAAGCAGGACTGCGCGCCGGTGCGGATCAGCGAGTCCTCGCTCGTCGCCAGCCGCTCCACGCTGCTGCCCGGGGCCATCGTCCCGAGCTGCTCGATCGTCGCCGCCGGGTCGGTGGTCAACGGCAAGCTCGTCGGCCACCAGCTCTTCGGCGGCGTCCCCGCCAAGGGGCTGCGCGAGACCGACCTGAGCTGGGGGTACTTCAACCGCCCGCGCGAGGGAAAGCCCGGCGCCTGGTGA
- a CDS encoding O-antigen ligase family protein has product MLAAIVVVAAALVVGILLADTRGLVPITRSVPVVAGMAVVLAVVAVRGVEDLGVGLLLLAALTATWNGLSSIGLAVVQPALAGALVVLAAVAVASRRRIHVPGWVWVLPATLVLVAVLAWFFPPSPAYLATRVLVPVPDSISTATPPFALYNVVNLVRWLVSAAALPVAACLAIAARPKLAPWLAITAALGAAVNAAVAITDELGLTAISARLVPIVDVGGRQAGLSIQPNHVALAVAVAVPVVTWRVLVAPGLARRAAWLVVGMVLAGGLVASASRAGLIAAVLGATLTVLTLTAGRRLVLPLVGGVVAVAVVAVAAFPALLDRVAEQLRISGADSASESNAIREGIARQALTDFGHSPLHGLGLPVAADAHNVYLQLLASGGVLLLLGFGVFVLGFVLEVRRLDGGAVGDGLPRVLLVSVVSWLLVGAVVNQLTDAFLYLPIAIVAGLAAARESTAGGPA; this is encoded by the coding sequence GTGCTCGCCGCGATCGTCGTGGTGGCCGCGGCGCTCGTCGTCGGGATCCTCCTGGCCGACACGCGGGGACTGGTGCCGATCACACGGTCGGTGCCGGTCGTGGCGGGGATGGCCGTGGTGCTCGCGGTCGTCGCGGTGCGCGGGGTCGAGGACCTCGGGGTCGGCCTGCTCCTGCTCGCGGCGCTGACCGCGACGTGGAACGGGCTCTCGAGCATCGGGCTCGCCGTCGTGCAGCCGGCCCTCGCGGGGGCGCTCGTCGTCCTCGCGGCGGTGGCCGTGGCCTCGCGCCGGCGCATCCACGTGCCGGGCTGGGTGTGGGTGCTGCCGGCCACGCTCGTGCTGGTCGCCGTGCTGGCGTGGTTCTTCCCGCCGTCGCCGGCCTACCTCGCGACGCGCGTGCTCGTCCCGGTGCCCGACTCGATCTCGACCGCAACGCCGCCGTTCGCGCTCTACAACGTGGTGAACCTGGTGCGGTGGCTCGTGTCGGCGGCCGCCCTGCCCGTCGCGGCCTGCCTCGCGATCGCGGCCCGGCCGAAGCTCGCACCGTGGCTCGCGATCACGGCGGCTCTCGGGGCGGCCGTGAACGCCGCCGTCGCGATCACCGACGAGCTCGGCCTCACCGCGATCAGCGCGCGGCTGGTGCCGATCGTCGACGTCGGGGGCCGACAGGCCGGGCTCTCCATCCAGCCGAACCACGTGGCGCTCGCCGTCGCGGTGGCGGTGCCCGTGGTGACCTGGCGGGTCCTCGTCGCCCCGGGCCTCGCGCGGCGGGCCGCGTGGCTCGTCGTCGGGATGGTGCTGGCGGGCGGGCTCGTGGCCTCGGCCTCGCGGGCCGGGCTGATCGCGGCCGTGCTCGGCGCGACGCTGACCGTGCTGACGCTGACGGCCGGGCGGCGGCTCGTGCTGCCGCTGGTCGGGGGCGTGGTGGCGGTCGCCGTCGTCGCGGTCGCGGCGTTCCCGGCCCTGCTCGACCGGGTCGCCGAGCAGTTGCGGATCTCCGGGGCCGACTCGGCGAGCGAGAGCAACGCGATCCGTGAGGGCATCGCCCGCCAGGCCCTCACCGACTTCGGGCACTCCCCGCTGCACGGCCTCGGGCTCCCCGTCGCCGCCGACGCGCACAACGTCTACCTGCAGCTCCTCGCCTCGGGCGGGGTCCTGCTGCTGCTCGGCTTCGGGGTGTTCGTCCTCGGCTTCGTGCTCGAGGTGCGGCGGCTCGACGGGGGAGCGGTCGGCGACGGCCTGCCCCGCGTCCTGCTCGTCTCCGTCGTCTCCTGGCTCCTCGTCGGGGCCGTGGTCAACCAGCTGACCGACGCCTTCCTGTACCTGCCGATCGCGATCGTGGCCGGCCTGGCGGCCGCCCGAGAATCCACCGCCGGAGGACCCGCATGA